Within Actinomycetota bacterium, the genomic segment CGCGGGACGGGAGGGTTCGACGTGGCCGGGACCTGGGGAGTGGGCGACGGGACGTCGAGCGTCCCGGGCGCCGCGGGGGTTCGGTCCGCGGGACCCGGCGCGACGGACCCGCACCCGGCGGCGAGCACCAGCGCCGCCCCGAGCACAGCACAGGGGAGCCGGATCGTGGCGGCCCGGAACCGGATCATGGCCCCCCATTGTCTCGCCGGGTCTCGCCGGGGCGAGGAGCGAGGGGGACGCGGTGCGGCCCCTTCGCGACCGGCTACGCGGCCGAACGCCACACCGTGCGGACGAGAGCGTCCTCGATGTCCTTCTCCACCGACGTGGAGAAGCCCGAGGACAGGATGGAGAACTCCGCCCACTCCCCCGTCCGCTTCAGCAGCACGAAGCCCGACAGCGCGGAGATGTTGTCGAGGGTCCCCGTCTTGGCCTGGACCGGCACGCTTCCCAGCCGGTCCTCGAGCGTCCCCTCGCCGGGTTGCGGCAGCGAGTCCCGGAGGGCCTGTCCCCACGGCGCGGTGTCCGCGAACTCCAGCAGGTGCACCATCCCCGCCGCGGTCACCCGGTCCGCGTAGGACAGGCCCGAGGAGTCGTAGGAGGTCACCGTCGCGCCGTGGGCGGCGGCGAACGCCTCGATGGCCGCGGCGCCCTTCGAGATGGTCCCGGGGACTCCGGACCGGGCCACGCCCAGCAGCTTCCCAAGCACCTCGGCGTCGAAGTTCACGGAGTCGAAGTTCTGGTGGGCCAGCAGCACCTCGAGCGGCGCGGACAGCACGCTGGTGATCGGCTCGAGGTGTCCGCCGGGCTGCCCCGCCCCCGGCTTCCCGACCACCTGCACGCCGTGGTTCCTCAGTCGCCGGGTGAGATCGGCGGCGGCGAGGCGCTCCGGGTCGGAGACATGCGTGCCGTGGACCTGGTTCCCCTGGAACGTGAGCGCGGATGGCAGCGCCACCTCCTCCGCCGGGAACTCCGGCTTCCATCCAGGGGCGAACCAGTCGTGCGAGAAGAACCCCGTGCTGCCCATGACCGAGCCCTGGATCGTCCGGATGCCGGCGGCGGCGATCTGGGCGGCCAGCCGGCTCATGGTGGGCTTGCGGACCTCCGGGTTGCCGTGGCCGAGGATCCACAGGTCGCCGGGCACGACCCCCTGGTCGACCTGGGA encodes:
- a CDS encoding D-alanyl-D-alanine carboxypeptidase, whose protein sequence is MLRRALLTVALTLAMVLPATSAAVASGPVQPGSASLTASSGQIRFGGFVRLTGAIQSDPSCVADRQAQLQGQQPGQTTWTVLATKTTAADGSFAFYQKPQFSSSYQVSLPAASSPSGACDAVTSNAAVTEVSARVTARLSRNPLGAGNCTTIDVTVAPPRPGQAVSIQDQGPGSSGWQGIAQQTLDPSSATSAKLCYGWSAIGTQVPLRAVWTHQDDLNTDGVSSTRTLSVVEAAWMVRIDRLTAGHSTSVLVASSGSTVFERESTVAHPPASNEKLLLSLALLDQLGPDYRIPTTAAASQVDQGVVPGDLWILGHGNPEVRKPTMSRLAAQIAAAGIRTIQGSVMGSTGFFSHDWFAPGWKPEFPAEEVALPSALTFQGNQVHGTHVSDPERLAAADLTRRLRNHGVQVVGKPGAGQPGGHLEPITSVLSAPLEVLLAHQNFDSVNFDAEVLGKLLGVARSGVPGTISKGAAAIEAFAAAHGATVTSYDSSGLSYADRVTAAGMVHLLEFADTAPWGQALRDSLPQPGEGTLEDRLGSVPVQAKTGTLDNISALSGFVLLKRTGEWAEFSILSSGFSTSVEKDIEDALVRTVWRSAA